The Opitutaceae bacterium genome has a window encoding:
- a CDS encoding acetyl-CoA carboxylase carboxyltransferase subunit alpha translates to MEKRLYALEFEKPLRDLDRQLEQLHQLSIENNVGVSTEVAAIERKIEATKRAIYDNLSPWQRVQIARHPKRPFTLDFVSQLFSGFQELHGDRLFRDDRSMVGGPAHFEGRPVMIIGQQKGRNTKDNLLRNFGMPHPEGYRKALRLMKMAEKFNLPIISFVDTPGAFPGIGSEERHVAEAIAVNLLEMSRLRVPIVTVVIGEGGSGGALGIAVADRVLIFENAYYSVISPESCSAILWKDKGSAAKAATALRLGDNEMLTRTGVIDEVVAEPFGGNHTDPVQAAANLGKALQRHLKAIESLKPETRIKRRYDRFRNLGIYEEAKQLAQKPA, encoded by the coding sequence ATGGAAAAACGGCTCTACGCCCTGGAGTTTGAAAAACCCCTCCGGGATCTCGACCGCCAACTCGAACAGCTTCACCAGTTGTCGATCGAGAACAACGTAGGCGTATCCACCGAGGTTGCGGCGATCGAGCGCAAGATCGAGGCGACCAAACGCGCGATCTACGACAACCTCTCCCCCTGGCAGCGGGTCCAGATCGCCCGCCACCCGAAGCGTCCGTTCACCTTGGATTTCGTGTCCCAACTCTTCAGCGGATTCCAGGAGTTGCATGGAGACCGTCTTTTCCGCGACGACCGTTCCATGGTCGGTGGCCCGGCCCATTTCGAAGGTCGGCCGGTCATGATCATCGGCCAGCAGAAGGGGCGTAATACGAAGGACAACCTCCTCCGCAATTTCGGCATGCCCCACCCGGAAGGCTACCGCAAAGCACTCCGGTTGATGAAGATGGCAGAAAAGTTCAATCTGCCGATCATCAGTTTTGTGGACACCCCCGGCGCTTTCCCGGGCATCGGATCGGAAGAGCGCCACGTCGCCGAAGCGATCGCCGTCAACCTGCTCGAAATGAGCCGATTGAGGGTGCCCATCGTCACCGTCGTCATCGGCGAGGGTGGATCCGGCGGAGCCCTCGGCATCGCCGTGGCCGACCGGGTTCTCATTTTCGAAAACGCCTATTATTCCGTCATTTCTCCCGAGAGCTGCTCGGCCATCCTCTGGAAGGACAAGGGCTCCGCCGCCAAGGCCGCCACCGCATTGCGACTCGGCGACAATGAAATGCTGACCCGGACCGGCGTCATCGACGAAGTGGTCGCCGAGCCGTTCGGCGGCAACCACACCGATCCGGTCCAGGCCGCTGCCAACCTCGGCAAGGCTCTCCAGCGCCACCTGAAGGCGATCGAGTCCCTCAAGCCGGAGACCCGGATCAAGCGCCGCTACGATCGCTTCCGCAATCTCGGGATCTACGAGGAGGCCAAACAGCTCGCGCAGAAGCCGGCCTGA
- a CDS encoding tetratricopeptide repeat protein, translated as MNPTELQALIEDATFDFTMGDDAAAVTKLTRALDSEPESFTAWHALAEVHFSARRFDQALAAAQKAHALQPDDIFVNTSLSRIWMECGNKEMAEKFGAAARMLGWKDSLQQDASVKKPGT; from the coding sequence ATGAATCCCACGGAGCTCCAGGCCCTGATCGAAGACGCAACGTTCGATTTCACGATGGGCGATGACGCTGCCGCCGTGACCAAGCTGACGCGGGCTCTCGACTCGGAGCCGGAGAGTTTCACCGCCTGGCACGCCCTCGCCGAGGTCCATTTTTCCGCCCGCCGTTTCGACCAGGCCCTCGCTGCCGCGCAGAAAGCCCATGCCCTCCAGCCCGACGACATCTTTGTCAATACGAGCCTCTCGCGGATCTGGATGGAGTGCGGCAACAAGGAAATGGCGGAGAAGTTCGGCGCTGCGGCCCGCATGCTGGGATGGAAGGATTCCCTGCAGCAAGACGCCTCCGTGAAGAAGCCCGGGACCTGA